From the Billgrantia sulfidoxydans genome, one window contains:
- a CDS encoding ATP-binding protein — protein MSGLLSITLHHSFITGRRSKFPCSGHSYVLGTNGAGKTSALNLIPIFYGKDPASLMVQAADKKNFSDYYLPNEQSMIVFEYQRGDGEVCCSVMYRKPQGQYAYRFVEGAADDTLFHPDMEEHYERGESANDILRQPLPDSGVNVSNQINSVMDYRSIIQNDPQSSGRRRRRNSTPFSRGNEARRFSLGDGMGRMQHIEAMTAVAASKGRLLESLKNMIVDTMLQDRISIGEPPTHHKNVDLWADLQSLQEFKKIVPKLREGLQSHYALQDSRVALVSHEAAMRSVIQEAQAKAEEADEVREGKERELKELEARHDEERHRINGEIIRHQQAVELESNRIQGLEDDLEKWEAEDIARSKEGVASIPDLQSRLMGAEKDLEVMTSKVANIQGEFDKRKTDTQQQFRQDQTRLQGRWQEIATQLKNLIERQGEDLSALHKRQAQDIESLDQEAGEKADELQGAISDLQDERMRSASPLEEEQAQLDDSARAIEDAQTAVTNAEVQRDSARDDFAARQKEREEAVRAHEDAARTWEIKKSQFDALTRQLYPEDGTLLAFLRNSELPWHDTLGKVLDPALLSRRDLSPALAENPNLEQAFGITLELDDVSRPDAAEQEDVLLARLEKSKVAVRSAKEDAERLEAKAQQASSDLKKADQSKQMAENRLEQAEGRLRQAKASDTSLRHRIGEEQKARVLEVEERLEVAQKALTSHQNAAKALRDNRKRDHDAQYQQAIADHQLDKGRLEDEQASVEASQEDLKHREKVALKKLGDWLEQAMSDEGVDAGAIRETSKLVGTLKDDIDEAERLRPRVSEYDAWLRDQWSHKTAYETALSKAEGMLAREKSALEAAKTAYRNSHKTLNAARDEAERKVRTLKAEINDDTRLADTVAQTIMEIPLLPTTDAPASEVTVRGREQLNDELARLHGVAEHQRQNVLQSARRCGAILAQHPGSKIFQSWQNMREDRRNRSQHEEGTHAFTLEQMQDLEALLEHRVPEIEKGVIVNVHAIGSELSDYHESLKTLDSSTKSITRRLDNHLNTSHEFTVISDVSLKVKSKIHEFGFWRELADFASAWADWAVTGFTELPGEALLQRLTTIDGQLKHARMSTHDLRSMVELEIEFFEQDRRVPIRTDNDLNASGSQGISRLAILVLFSALARYLCPDERVNITWPIDELGELAPENSVKLFRMMDDRNISLFCAEPRITTDLLRYFENKVLLDKRKGVMSMVPKESNTHNPLLAGLVNRAAPEAPAPSPETEEVLDTHDAVADSQSMTQESTDEH, from the coding sequence ATGAGCGGACTTCTCAGCATCACCCTGCATCACTCGTTCATCACCGGCCGGCGATCCAAGTTTCCCTGCAGTGGGCACAGCTATGTGCTGGGCACGAACGGCGCTGGCAAGACCTCGGCACTCAACCTGATCCCCATCTTCTACGGCAAGGATCCCGCTAGCCTGATGGTCCAGGCCGCCGACAAGAAGAATTTCAGTGACTACTACCTGCCCAACGAGCAGAGCATGATCGTCTTCGAGTACCAGCGCGGCGATGGGGAGGTCTGTTGCTCGGTGATGTACCGCAAGCCACAGGGTCAGTACGCCTACCGGTTTGTCGAGGGTGCGGCGGACGACACGCTGTTCCATCCGGACATGGAAGAGCACTACGAGCGAGGGGAGAGCGCCAACGACATCTTGCGCCAGCCGCTGCCGGACAGCGGGGTCAACGTCAGTAATCAGATCAACAGCGTGATGGACTACCGCTCCATCATTCAGAACGACCCCCAGTCGAGTGGCCGCCGGCGCCGCCGCAACAGCACACCGTTCAGCCGCGGCAACGAGGCGCGGCGGTTCTCGCTGGGCGACGGCATGGGAAGGATGCAGCACATCGAGGCAATGACGGCGGTCGCCGCCAGCAAGGGGCGACTGCTGGAAAGCCTCAAGAACATGATCGTCGATACCATGCTGCAGGATCGTATCTCGATCGGCGAGCCCCCAACGCACCACAAGAACGTGGACCTATGGGCCGATCTCCAGAGCCTGCAGGAGTTCAAGAAGATTGTGCCGAAGCTGCGGGAGGGCCTGCAGTCCCACTATGCCCTGCAGGATAGCCGGGTGGCGCTGGTCTCCCATGAAGCGGCGATGCGCTCCGTGATCCAGGAGGCCCAGGCCAAGGCGGAGGAGGCCGACGAGGTTCGCGAGGGGAAGGAGCGGGAGCTCAAGGAACTGGAGGCGCGTCACGACGAGGAACGCCACCGGATCAACGGCGAAATCATCCGGCATCAGCAAGCTGTGGAGCTGGAAAGCAACCGCATCCAGGGCCTCGAGGACGATCTGGAGAAGTGGGAAGCCGAGGACATCGCGAGAAGCAAGGAGGGCGTGGCATCGATCCCGGATCTCCAGTCGCGCCTGATGGGTGCCGAGAAGGATCTGGAGGTGATGACCTCCAAGGTCGCCAACATCCAGGGCGAGTTCGACAAACGCAAGACGGATACCCAGCAGCAGTTCCGCCAGGATCAGACGCGCCTCCAGGGACGCTGGCAAGAGATCGCCACGCAGTTGAAGAACCTGATCGAGCGCCAGGGCGAGGACCTCAGCGCCCTGCACAAGCGCCAGGCTCAGGACATCGAGTCGCTCGACCAGGAGGCCGGCGAGAAAGCGGACGAGCTGCAGGGGGCGATCAGCGATCTTCAGGACGAGCGGATGCGCAGTGCCTCCCCGTTGGAGGAGGAACAGGCGCAGCTCGATGATTCGGCCCGGGCCATCGAGGATGCGCAGACCGCGGTCACGAACGCCGAGGTGCAGCGGGATAGCGCTCGGGACGACTTCGCCGCCCGCCAGAAAGAGCGAGAGGAAGCGGTCAGGGCGCATGAGGACGCCGCCAGAACCTGGGAGATCAAAAAGTCCCAATTTGACGCCCTGACTCGCCAGCTATACCCCGAGGACGGCACGCTGCTGGCCTTCCTGCGTAACTCCGAGCTTCCCTGGCACGACACGCTGGGCAAGGTGCTCGACCCGGCCCTGTTGTCACGTCGCGACCTGTCGCCGGCCCTGGCCGAGAATCCCAACCTGGAGCAGGCCTTCGGGATCACCCTCGAGCTCGATGATGTCAGTCGGCCGGACGCCGCCGAGCAGGAGGATGTTCTGCTGGCGCGGCTCGAGAAGTCCAAGGTGGCCGTGCGCAGCGCCAAGGAAGACGCCGAACGGCTGGAGGCCAAGGCTCAGCAGGCGTCGAGCGACCTGAAGAAGGCCGACCAGTCAAAGCAGATGGCCGAGAACCGCCTCGAGCAGGCGGAAGGTCGGCTGAGGCAGGCCAAGGCTAGCGATACCAGCCTGCGGCACCGGATAGGCGAGGAGCAGAAGGCTCGCGTCCTGGAGGTGGAAGAGCGGCTGGAGGTGGCGCAAAAAGCCCTGACGAGCCATCAGAATGCCGCCAAGGCACTTCGCGACAATCGCAAGCGCGACCACGACGCGCAGTACCAGCAGGCCATCGCGGATCATCAGCTCGACAAGGGACGGCTCGAGGACGAACAGGCCTCCGTCGAGGCATCCCAGGAGGACTTAAAGCACCGGGAAAAGGTGGCGCTCAAGAAGCTGGGTGACTGGCTTGAACAGGCCATGAGCGACGAAGGGGTAGATGCTGGGGCGATCCGCGAGACCAGTAAGCTGGTGGGCACCCTCAAGGACGACATCGACGAGGCGGAGCGCCTGAGGCCGCGGGTGAGCGAGTACGATGCCTGGCTTCGCGATCAGTGGTCGCACAAGACGGCGTACGAGACGGCCTTGAGCAAAGCAGAGGGGATGCTGGCGCGTGAGAAGAGCGCCCTGGAGGCAGCCAAGACCGCCTACCGGAACTCCCACAAGACGCTGAATGCGGCCAGGGATGAGGCAGAGAGGAAGGTCAGGACGCTGAAGGCGGAGATCAACGACGACACCCGACTGGCTGACACGGTTGCTCAGACCATCATGGAGATCCCGCTGCTGCCCACGACCGACGCGCCAGCAAGCGAGGTGACGGTGAGAGGGCGTGAGCAGCTTAACGATGAGCTGGCGCGTCTGCACGGTGTAGCGGAGCACCAGCGCCAGAACGTCCTACAGAGTGCCCGGCGTTGCGGGGCCATACTGGCGCAACACCCCGGCTCGAAGATATTTCAGAGCTGGCAGAACATGCGCGAGGATCGCCGCAACCGGAGTCAGCACGAAGAGGGCACCCATGCCTTCACGCTGGAGCAGATGCAGGACCTGGAAGCGCTCCTCGAGCATCGTGTGCCGGAGATAGAGAAGGGCGTCATCGTCAACGTCCATGCGATCGGCTCTGAGCTCAGCGACTACCACGAGAGCCTCAAGACGCTGGACAGCAGCACCAAGAGCATCACGCGTCGCCTCGACAACCACCTGAACACCAGTCACGAGTTTACGGTGATCAGCGACGTCAGTCTGAAGGTCAAGTCGAAGATCCACGAGTTCGGCTTCTGGCGTGAGCTGGCCGACTTTGCCTCGGCCTGGGCTGATTGGGCGGTGACCGGGTTCACGGAGCTTCCGGGGGAAGCCTTGTTGCAGCGGCTGACCACCATCGACGGTCAGCTCAAGCACGCTCGAATGAGCACGCACGACCTCAGGAGCATGGTCGAGCTGGAGATCGAGTTCTTCGAGCAGGACAGGCGGGTGCCGATCCGCACCGACAACGACCTCAACGCTTCGGGCAGTCAGGGTATCTCGCGCCTGGCCATCCTGGTGCTGTTCAGTGCGCTGGCTCGTTACCTGTGCCCCGATGAGCGGGTAAATATTACCTGGCCCATCGATGAGTTGGGGGAGCTGGCGCCGGAAAACAGCGTGAAGCTGTTCCGCATGATGGACGACCGCAACATCTCGCTCTTCTGCGCGGAGCCGCGCATCACCACAGACCTGCTGCGCTACTTCGAGAACAAGGTGTTGCTCGACAAGCGCAAGGGGGTGATGAGCATGGTGCCCAAGGAGAGCAACACGCATAACCCGCTGCTGGCCGGCCTGGTGAATCGCGCTGCACCGGAGGCGCCAGCCCCGTCGCCCGAGACTGAGGAAGTCCTTGACACACATGACGCTGTGGCGGATAGCCAGAGCATGACGCAGGAGTCCACCGATGAGCACTGA
- a CDS encoding DUF7281 domain-containing protein produces MRRMTASVQKAIRYQYQSVRVTKAWAQLHEELDVGTRVGNTLHLTERDRDVLALAFQREMGADLRTLDMQQDRIGMAGAVRDEKLSGKAALGSLQRVAMPGGAVAVKGEDGEVVRLPTPPGTVLSVETSRLALDPQACRRVMIIENGAVMDRWWDLLVLLPAEWCHETLFCYRGHDQAQGALNRWLKSLPEDVHLGYCGDYDAGGVSIAVNTYLPLVGSERFWLLVPGLHTAVPERANKPVTFLDQKPIFQSLDRDRRSGELSRLLERLREQQLAVTQEAIMAYGIPLGACRI; encoded by the coding sequence ATGCGCCGCATGACTGCCAGCGTGCAGAAGGCGATCCGGTACCAGTATCAATCCGTCCGGGTGACCAAGGCATGGGCCCAGCTGCACGAGGAACTGGATGTCGGTACGCGGGTAGGGAACACCCTGCACCTGACGGAGCGTGATCGCGACGTGCTGGCACTTGCCTTTCAGCGGGAGATGGGAGCAGACCTGCGGACCCTCGACATGCAGCAGGACCGCATCGGCATGGCCGGCGCCGTGCGTGATGAAAAGCTCTCCGGCAAGGCGGCCCTGGGGAGTCTGCAGCGGGTCGCCATGCCGGGTGGGGCAGTAGCGGTGAAGGGTGAGGATGGCGAAGTGGTGAGGTTGCCCACGCCGCCAGGAACCGTGCTGTCAGTGGAGACTTCCCGGCTGGCGCTGGACCCGCAAGCCTGCCGGCGCGTCATGATCATCGAGAACGGGGCGGTGATGGATCGGTGGTGGGACTTGCTGGTGCTGCTGCCGGCCGAGTGGTGTCACGAGACGCTGTTCTGCTACCGCGGGCATGACCAGGCGCAGGGCGCGCTCAATCGCTGGCTCAAGTCTCTCCCTGAGGACGTTCACCTGGGTTACTGCGGTGACTATGACGCGGGGGGCGTATCGATCGCAGTCAACACGTACCTCCCGCTTGTGGGAAGTGAGAGGTTTTGGCTGCTGGTGCCAGGGCTGCATACTGCTGTTCCTGAACGTGCCAACAAGCCCGTGACCTTCCTGGATCAGAAGCCCATATTTCAATCACTGGACCGTGACCGCCGGAGTGGCGAGCTGAGTAGGCTGTTGGAGAGACTTCGCGAGCAGCAATTGGCCGTCACTCAGGAGGCCATAATGGCATATGGTATCCCCTTGGGCGCTTGTCGAATCTAG
- a CDS encoding antitoxin Xre/MbcA/ParS toxin-binding domain-containing protein has translation MPQWSMRMRRQMEKRLFRALQARQSEFEQDGICIDLREGEAVLRAVDSHLGRYTLKISTASVDAGFFISVISSDTSPAPPDNHIIRDPSAVLAFLNRRLDQLHGHDPDAEVILSRIETWASSREAAEDWYRYTPIPALGGNTAQQQVAKGGVKDVLAYLDHLGQGGYA, from the coding sequence ATGCCTCAATGGTCAATGCGCATGCGAAGGCAGATGGAGAAGCGTTTGTTCCGTGCTCTACAGGCCCGCCAAAGTGAATTTGAGCAAGATGGCATATGCATCGACTTAAGGGAAGGTGAGGCCGTTCTACGCGCTGTGGATTCTCACCTTGGCCGCTACACCTTAAAGATCTCGACGGCTAGTGTCGATGCGGGTTTTTTCATCAGTGTCATCAGTAGTGACACTTCACCAGCTCCCCCTGATAATCATATTATCCGAGATCCCAGTGCGGTTCTGGCTTTCCTCAATCGTAGGCTTGACCAGCTCCATGGCCATGACCCGGATGCCGAAGTGATTTTGTCACGCATCGAAACTTGGGCAAGCTCCAGAGAAGCGGCAGAGGATTGGTACCGGTACACCCCCATTCCAGCGCTTGGTGGCAACACTGCACAGCAGCAGGTTGCGAAGGGCGGGGTAAAAGACGTGCTGGCGTACCTTGATCACCTTGGTCAGGGCGGCTATGCCTAA
- a CDS encoding TniQ family protein, whose protein sequence is MQLLVRPKPFTDESLESYLLRLAEANFLETYRLLSGAVKEWLQEQDHEAGGAFPLELKTVNIWHARQSSSFRVRALSLFEKLTDNEDLPLLALSLRNSAADFCGNYRAVARGGEHIPRCFLRKSIIPICPLCLEENRYIPQAWHYLTYTACTKHHVNLIYDCPSCGSPISYLENELIDRCRCGYDLSLAPVTRADRDSILLSEFVSEPEVAFSSPLPYTSSISIRNAALLYFCIVEDTDLDNAQEVIESLRLAIRFYSKWPGSYTSDLSKKLIASGDRLVKSYNKTPLEFAWGKRVSSACLIRGMRPEENFVLKEILSVLFEVVESNPKSKKSNYGDMLLTVKEAAVLLQTTHEQVYLLLEDGYLQPAYRVPVWLRMHASQPIFYLRQVVELVRAKMPADFGAAATYLPHW, encoded by the coding sequence ATGCAGTTACTGGTTCGGCCAAAGCCATTCACCGACGAGTCGCTGGAAAGCTATCTTCTACGGTTGGCTGAAGCCAACTTTCTTGAGACATATCGGCTACTGAGTGGTGCTGTCAAGGAGTGGCTACAAGAGCAGGACCACGAGGCGGGAGGAGCATTTCCTCTAGAGCTGAAAACTGTCAATATTTGGCACGCACGGCAAAGCAGTAGTTTTCGGGTTCGGGCGCTCTCGCTATTTGAAAAGTTAACAGACAATGAAGATCTCCCGCTATTGGCGCTATCACTCCGGAATTCAGCAGCTGACTTTTGCGGAAATTACCGTGCTGTGGCAAGAGGGGGTGAGCATATACCCCGGTGCTTCCTCAGAAAATCAATAATTCCTATCTGTCCCCTTTGTCTCGAAGAAAATCGCTATATACCCCAAGCTTGGCATTATCTTACCTATACGGCCTGCACAAAGCATCATGTCAATCTCATCTATGACTGCCCTAGTTGCGGTAGTCCAATTTCTTATCTTGAAAATGAATTAATAGATCGTTGTCGATGCGGTTATGACTTGTCTTTAGCGCCAGTCACCCGGGCTGATCGGGATAGCATCTTACTAAGTGAATTCGTGTCGGAGCCAGAAGTCGCTTTTAGTTCGCCATTGCCTTACACATCTTCTATTTCTATTAGAAATGCAGCGCTGCTATATTTTTGCATAGTGGAAGACACTGATTTAGATAACGCACAAGAAGTCATAGAGTCACTGCGGCTTGCGATAAGGTTTTATTCTAAATGGCCAGGGAGCTATACTAGCGACCTTTCAAAAAAATTGATTGCGTCTGGGGATAGGCTTGTTAAAAGTTACAATAAAACTCCGCTAGAATTTGCTTGGGGGAAGAGAGTTTCTTCAGCTTGCTTGATAAGAGGAATGCGTCCTGAAGAGAATTTCGTCCTAAAGGAAATTCTTAGCGTGCTATTTGAAGTGGTGGAAAGTAATCCTAAATCAAAAAAATCTAACTATGGCGATATGCTGCTAACGGTAAAAGAAGCAGCTGTGTTGCTCCAAACTACGCATGAACAGGTTTATCTTCTTCTTGAAGATGGGTATTTGCAGCCCGCATACAGAGTGCCAGTGTGGTTAAGGATGCATGCTAGCCAGCCCATTTTCTATCTTCGGCAAGTTGTTGAGCTAGTCAGGGCAAAGATGCCAGCGGACTTTGGGGCTGCAGCTACCTACCTTCCTCATTGGTGA
- a CDS encoding type I-F CRISPR-associated protein Csy2, with translation MHIEEIVYNNNVQERSALIRRHFSPFTPLLDVTGSESVAVIALANLSQRKEVGEDLLDETTARKILKNTSFLESCLKEVSWQHTHNLKFPDPRVSGQRIISNPPCMISGYLSSSGLAKELGWAHNSAAYNKSKLFGACFLWQGGAVNLSVVLKEASHVWVSSLLALEVSPSALQEWKIKLSRYGGTHRIPKVVSRYSPQVRFLYKSNYVSITPVVSHSFMSEIERLARKKIGRFLNIKYPRSASLGDLSGSTGGNLNILDYPPYLVKNESASLSGSGIRRLEDGESLFAKSAIFDKDFLSACRAIIKSEEIPTYKIKKTERRHAVAAIKSHLADWLAPVFEWKESVGDIKQVPCYLNDTLEWRFSSNSFISKDEAAREAASALNKQMCDNSKTRGLAYHPSLLKPLENILRGLIDKQGAARLSTCKVNSGMDGGGKFIYLKKLEVYDASAMPIPYLYGIPSLTALWGMAKEYEIKLNKMHGAELSFNSVAWFLRSYQGGSETKLPAKTRVVGKKVMPPGLKPSRYCDMTMDILVRVHDPENALESMDSELMHAAFPSRFAGGVLLPPAQDTEMEWCRVGSGDSLFQELKRLPRSGRWIVPELIGCDGLEQALVFFGKFKSMKPVMAGYSLLEEPAQREGALEPLHAYAESLLGAARLASPVEFRLRGWQALTEEAFWGMRIENSAMLMGRV, from the coding sequence ATGCATATTGAAGAAATCGTGTATAACAATAATGTGCAAGAGCGTTCGGCTTTAATCAGGAGGCACTTTTCACCTTTTACGCCCCTCTTAGACGTAACAGGTAGCGAAAGTGTTGCTGTGATCGCACTGGCAAATCTTTCTCAAAGAAAGGAGGTGGGTGAGGATCTTCTTGATGAAACCACAGCCAGAAAAATTTTAAAAAATACCAGTTTCTTAGAGAGTTGTCTAAAGGAAGTTTCCTGGCAGCATACACACAATCTTAAATTTCCTGACCCGCGAGTATCTGGGCAGAGAATTATTTCCAACCCACCTTGTATGATATCGGGTTATTTATCCTCTAGTGGATTGGCGAAGGAGCTTGGCTGGGCACATAACTCGGCAGCATATAATAAATCAAAGCTGTTCGGTGCTTGCTTCTTGTGGCAAGGAGGCGCAGTAAATCTATCCGTTGTCTTGAAAGAAGCAAGTCACGTTTGGGTGAGTTCACTGTTAGCACTTGAAGTAAGTCCCTCTGCTCTGCAGGAGTGGAAAATAAAGCTGTCAAGATATGGTGGCACTCACCGTATTCCGAAGGTGGTAAGCAGATACTCTCCCCAAGTTAGATTTTTGTATAAATCTAACTATGTCTCCATAACCCCTGTTGTTTCCCATTCCTTCATGTCCGAAATTGAAAGGTTGGCGCGCAAAAAAATAGGCAGGTTTTTAAATATAAAATACCCCCGTTCGGCAAGTTTAGGTGATTTGTCAGGATCGACAGGAGGGAACCTGAATATTTTGGATTACCCACCATATCTTGTAAAAAATGAAAGTGCCAGCCTTTCTGGTTCGGGTATTAGACGTTTAGAAGACGGTGAATCCCTGTTCGCTAAAAGTGCGATTTTTGATAAGGATTTTCTATCTGCATGTAGAGCTATCATCAAATCTGAGGAGATCCCTACCTATAAAATCAAAAAAACTGAGCGAAGGCATGCCGTCGCGGCAATTAAAAGTCACCTAGCTGATTGGCTTGCCCCTGTATTTGAATGGAAAGAGTCAGTTGGAGATATCAAGCAAGTGCCTTGTTATTTGAATGATACGCTAGAATGGAGGTTTTCTTCAAATAGTTTTATTTCTAAGGATGAGGCTGCTAGGGAGGCTGCCTCAGCACTAAACAAGCAGATGTGTGATAACAGTAAAACGAGAGGCTTGGCTTACCACCCATCACTCCTGAAGCCTTTGGAGAATATTTTAAGGGGCCTTATTGATAAACAGGGTGCCGCGCGCTTATCAACTTGCAAAGTTAATTCTGGAATGGATGGGGGTGGTAAATTTATTTATTTGAAGAAGCTTGAAGTATATGATGCATCAGCTATGCCAATCCCTTACCTCTATGGTATTCCTTCTTTGACAGCTTTATGGGGTATGGCAAAAGAGTATGAGATAAAACTAAATAAAATGCATGGGGCTGAATTGTCTTTTAACAGTGTGGCGTGGTTTTTGCGTAGCTACCAAGGGGGGAGTGAAACAAAACTTCCTGCCAAGACAAGGGTAGTAGGTAAGAAAGTTATGCCGCCTGGGCTTAAGCCATCACGTTACTGTGATATGACAATGGATATATTGGTTCGCGTGCATGATCCTGAGAATGCGCTGGAATCAATGGATAGTGAGCTGATGCATGCAGCTTTTCCAAGCCGCTTTGCTGGGGGAGTCTTGCTTCCTCCTGCGCAAGACACTGAAATGGAATGGTGTCGCGTAGGGAGCGGTGATTCGTTGTTCCAAGAACTGAAGAGGTTGCCGCGCAGTGGCCGTTGGATAGTACCTGAATTGATTGGATGTGATGGATTAGAGCAAGCACTTGTTTTTTTTGGAAAATTCAAGAGCATGAAGCCAGTAATGGCTGGATACAGCTTGCTGGAGGAGCCTGCCCAAAGGGAAGGAGCTCTAGAGCCCTTACACGCCTATGCTGAGTCGCTGCTTGGGGCCGCTCGCTTGGCTTCACCGGTAGAGTTTCGCTTACGAGGTTGGCAAGCGCTGACGGAAGAAGCTTTCTGGGGGATGCGTATCGAAAATTCAGCTATGCTTATGGGTAGAGTGTAA
- the csy3 gene encoding type I-F CRISPR-associated protein Csy3: protein MISLCSNLSYERSLSPGKAVFYYKTPLSNFEPLEVDSYHSQGVKASYSEGYASAGKVRDSLILSKLGYGNLFHSESCFVPPNIEDLYCRFSLRIQPGSMQPLVCSDRDLNAHMKMLAANYRDAGGFDELARRYCINLLDGSWLWKNQHARELEISLKVTGCDEELSVKNLHFWGKNPKRWDEHSQYLLGIISDGMSRALHDPRAFWFADVTARMKVEFCQEVYPSQVLVTKDSSDDVSGKRLVKTKTCDGREAASFSSTKVGAAIQMIDDWWEADAEKALRVSEYGADRSSLIARRGPKSGQDFYSILSQSDHFLKDGSSGKDISAEYHYLMAVLVKGGLFQKGK, encoded by the coding sequence ATGATTAGTCTATGCAGCAACTTGAGCTATGAGCGCTCCTTGTCTCCTGGAAAAGCGGTGTTTTACTACAAGACTCCGCTCAGCAACTTTGAACCATTAGAAGTAGATAGTTATCATTCGCAGGGCGTTAAGGCTTCATATTCTGAGGGGTATGCGTCGGCTGGCAAAGTGAGAGATAGTCTTATTTTGAGTAAGCTTGGGTACGGTAATTTGTTTCATTCTGAGTCATGTTTTGTACCGCCCAATATTGAGGACTTATATTGTCGATTTTCCTTGCGAATCCAGCCCGGCTCAATGCAGCCTTTGGTTTGTAGTGATCGTGACCTTAATGCCCATATGAAAATGCTGGCTGCAAACTATCGAGATGCAGGTGGCTTTGATGAACTTGCCAGGCGTTACTGTATTAATCTGCTAGACGGTAGCTGGCTTTGGAAGAATCAGCATGCAAGAGAGCTGGAAATTTCCCTAAAGGTCACTGGATGTGATGAAGAGCTATCTGTTAAAAATCTTCACTTTTGGGGTAAGAATCCAAAGCGCTGGGATGAGCATTCACAATATCTTCTCGGCATCATATCTGATGGAATGAGTAGAGCCTTGCATGACCCTAGAGCTTTTTGGTTCGCTGATGTTACTGCTAGAATGAAAGTGGAGTTCTGTCAAGAGGTGTATCCTAGTCAGGTGCTTGTTACAAAGGATTCCAGTGATGATGTGTCTGGAAAGCGTCTGGTTAAAACAAAAACTTGCGACGGGAGGGAAGCAGCGAGTTTTTCGTCAACAAAAGTAGGTGCTGCTATTCAAATGATAGACGACTGGTGGGAGGCTGACGCAGAAAAGGCCCTTCGAGTCAGCGAGTATGGGGCTGATAGATCCTCACTCATAGCGCGCCGTGGGCCAAAGTCTGGGCAAGATTTCTACTCTATTCTCTCTCAGTCGGATCATTTTTTGAAAGATGGCTCGTCAGGGAAAGACATTAGTGCCGAATACCATTATCTTATGGCTGTGCTTGTTAAGGGTGGTTTGTTTCAAAAAGGTAAGTGA
- the cas6f gene encoding type I-F CRISPR-associated endoribonuclease Cas6/Csy4 produces MNRYCFSINYLPTDSDCALLSGRCITALHYFIINNHPFDIGVSFPNWSCLSLGGAIDFFCEDKDKLARFQDNEYFSMMAGHDLFEVGEIFSVVCGEYEEVRFFRNQAVDKVFPGAMRRRLARAKKRAEKRGEKFDPMKVNNSRVVDSFHSSFLESQSTGQPFMIHIQLERNVLHNGGVEGMFNSYGLATGHKHKGTVPFRSVSKL; encoded by the coding sequence ATGAATCGGTATTGCTTTTCTATAAATTACCTTCCTACTGATTCGGACTGTGCCTTGCTGTCAGGGCGGTGTATTACTGCACTGCACTATTTTATTATCAACAATCATCCATTTGATATCGGTGTTTCATTTCCAAATTGGTCCTGCCTATCTCTTGGGGGAGCTATTGATTTCTTTTGCGAAGACAAAGATAAGCTGGCTCGCTTTCAAGATAACGAGTACTTTTCAATGATGGCCGGTCATGATCTTTTCGAAGTTGGTGAGATCTTCTCGGTAGTGTGTGGGGAATATGAAGAGGTTAGGTTTTTTCGAAACCAAGCCGTTGATAAAGTTTTCCCAGGTGCAATGCGGAGGAGGCTGGCACGGGCTAAAAAACGTGCTGAGAAAAGAGGTGAGAAGTTTGACCCCATGAAAGTAAATAACTCAAGGGTTGTTGATAGTTTTCACTCATCTTTCCTCGAAAGTCAAAGTACTGGTCAGCCTTTTATGATTCATATACAGTTGGAAAGAAACGTTTTGCATAACGGTGGAGTAGAAGGAATGTTTAACTCATATGGGCTGGCAACAGGTCATAAGCACAAAGGTACAGTGCCTTTTAGAAGTGTCTCAAAGTTATAA